In Toxoplasma gondii ME49 chromosome X, whole genome shotgun sequence, a single genomic region encodes these proteins:
- a CDS encoding adaptor-related protein complex 3, sigma 2 subunit (encoded by transcript TGME49_215130) has translation MIKAVIVVNNHGKPRLLRFYDGTPHEKQQHILRRTYQVVSQRPGDSSCCFAEDKELFGLETKIVYRHFATLYFIFITDEMESELGVLDLIQVFVQVLDSCFENVCELDLIYHFDKANFILDEIIVGGLVIETNVDNILQSISSVKKLVDSEASLFAAA, from the exons ATGATCAAGGCGGTTATCGTGGTGAACAATCACGGGAAGCCGaggcttctccgtttctaCGATGGCACC CCTcacgagaagcagcagcacaTCCTGAGGCGGACTTACCAGGTGGTCTCGCAGCGACCTGGCGATTCGTCTTGCTGTTTCGCGGAAGACAAGGAGCTCTTCGGCCTCGAAACAAAGATCGTTTACAG GCACTTTGCAACCTTGTATTTCATCTTCATCACTGACGAGATGGAAAGCGAACTTGGAGTTCTCGATCTTATTCAG GTCTTCGTCCAGGTCCTGGATTCGTGCTTCGAGAATGTGTGTGAACTGGATCTCATCTATCACTTCGACAAG GCAAACTTTATTTTGGACGAAATCATCGTCGGAG GATTGGTCATTGAGACCAATGTCGACAACATCCTTCAGTCCATCAGCAGCGTGAAGAAGCTAGTGGACAGCGAAgcctctctgttcgctgCGGCTTGA